One genomic window of Clostridioides sp. ES-S-0054-01 includes the following:
- a CDS encoding undecaprenyl diphosphate synthase family protein, giving the protein MRIPKHVGIIPDGNRRWASQNGMTKDKGYKSGIDPGLESYRLCRDLGCEEVTFYGFTTDNTRRPSVQTKAFTKACIDAANILIDEGAALLVVGNTKSPMFPEELLPYTNRIKAKEGQIKANLLVNYGWYWDLNNISGVENVSKNNIQDYIQSFDVSRLDLIIRWGGRRRLSGFLPVQSIYADFYVIDNYWPDFKSDDIKDAFSWYDTQDVTLGG; this is encoded by the coding sequence ATGAGAATACCAAAACATGTAGGAATTATACCAGATGGAAACAGAAGATGGGCAAGTCAGAATGGTATGACAAAAGATAAAGGATATAAAAGCGGAATAGACCCTGGATTAGAATCTTATAGATTATGTAGAGATTTAGGTTGTGAAGAAGTAACTTTTTATGGATTTACAACTGATAATACAAGACGTCCATCAGTGCAGACAAAAGCTTTTACAAAAGCATGTATTGATGCTGCAAATATATTAATAGATGAAGGTGCGGCTTTACTCGTTGTTGGAAATACAAAATCTCCAATGTTCCCAGAGGAATTATTACCATATACTAATAGAATTAAAGCTAAAGAAGGTCAAATAAAAGCAAATCTTCTGGTAAATTATGGATGGTATTGGGACTTAAATAATATATCAGGAGTAGAAAATGTAAGTAAAAATAATATACAGGATTACATACAGTCATTTGATGTATCTAGACTAGATTTGATAATCAGATGGGGTGGAAGAAGGAGATTAAGCGGTTTCCTTCCTGTACAATCAATTTATGCAGACTTTTATGTTATAGATAATTATTGGCCGGATTTTAAAAGTGATGATATAAAAGATGCATTTAGTTGGTATGATACACAAGATGTCACTTTAGGCGGATAA